The Luteitalea sp. genome includes a window with the following:
- a CDS encoding heme-copper oxidase subunit III, which yields VMLFGALFASYILIRTGAPSWPRGDTILNVPLATFNTIVLIASSVTMVMAWASLMRRRFGTYRIYMGATILLGLVFLVVKYFEYSHKFHDGLYPSTNNFLAIYFTLTGLHMLHVFGGMVVNAYFWGPGAKLWKTNPEWLTNRVEHSGLFWHFVDLVWIFLFPTLYLL from the coding sequence GTCATGCTGTTCGGAGCCCTGTTCGCGAGCTACATCCTGATCCGGACGGGGGCGCCGAGCTGGCCGAGGGGAGACACGATTCTGAACGTCCCGCTCGCCACGTTCAACACGATCGTCCTGATTGCGTCCTCCGTCACCATGGTGATGGCCTGGGCGTCGCTGATGCGCCGCCGCTTCGGTACTTATCGGATCTACATGGGGGCGACGATCCTGCTCGGGTTGGTCTTCCTCGTGGTCAAATACTTCGAATACAGCCACAAGTTCCACGACGGGCTCTATCCCAGCACCAACAACTTCCTCGCCATCTATTTCACCCTGACCGGCCTGCACATGCTCCACGTGTTCGGTGGGATGGTGGTGAACGCCTATTTCTGGGGTCCCGGCGCGAAGCTCTGGAAGACGAACCCGGAGTGGTTGACCAACCGCGTCGAGCACTCGGGCCTTTTCTGGCATTTCGTGGATCTGGTCTGGATCTTTCTCTTTCCGACTCTGTATCTTCTGTAG